One region of Vanessa tameamea isolate UH-Manoa-2023 chromosome 27, ilVanTame1 primary haplotype, whole genome shotgun sequence genomic DNA includes:
- the LOC113392087 gene encoding probable beta-tubulin polyglutamylase codes for MGADEIVAFQPENKILNKLKDENDEDDEDDEENQVAEPDEDSDKTIEILQQDEEYDERNELVEADEENYIIKSDEESDQENKESVKPDDESNEKNELLKADDDTLNDMVQEAKTAGDYADLFGTNQHYNIPDTYQDFGRRFVLNYPYYEKKPTSEDAAETELDNAIKQHLAAKKLSDRRLLPHKAPPEFVLAIAKQSVLLESMKPKKPTHKIKRKDILRTGDYWNDVWKEDVDVNKVLRSSNTNQNELVRLKHCRNIHLGPIHTGTQKPAAAGSSRKRPVGYDEAKKSVPGYTADKTRTAALFELLKRFWSLNYVDKV; via the exons ATGGGCGCCGATgag atagtGGCATTTCAACCGGAAAACAAAATCTTGAATAAATTGAAAGATGAGAATGATGAGGATGATGAGGATGATGAGGAAAATCAAGTAGCCGAACCAGACGAAGATAGTGATAAAACAATAGAAATACTCCAACAAGACGAAGAATATGATGAAAGAAACGAATTAGTCGAAGCAGacgaagaaaattatataatcaaatcagATGAAGAAAGTGATCAAGAAAATAAAGAATCAGTTAAGCCAGATGACGAAAGCaatgaaaaaaatgaattacTCAAAGCAGACGATGATACATTAAACGATATG gTACAAGAAGCAAAAACAGCCGGCGATTACGCTGATTTGTTTGGAACTAATCAGCATTATAATATTCCTGATACGTACCAAGATTTTGGAAGAAGATTTGTCTTAAACTATCCATATTACGAG aAGAAACCTACATCAGAGGATGCCGCTGAAACTGAGTTAGACAATGCTATAAAG CAACATCTGGCAGCTAAGAAATTATCTGATAGAAGACTTTTACCGCATAAG GCACCACCAGAGTTCGTCCTGGCCATTGCAAAACAATCAGTTCTTTTAGAATCTATGAAACCAAAAAAACccacacataaaataaaaagaaaagataTTCTCAGAACTGGG GATTATTGGAACGATGTGTGGAAAGAAGATGTAGATGTTAATAAAGTCCTACGATCATCcaatacaaatcaaaatgaatTGGTAAGACTTAAACATTGTAGAAACATACATTTAGGGCCGATTCACACCGGAACGCAGAAGCCAGCAGCGGCTGGCAGCAGCCGTAAGCGACCGGTAGGATACGACGAGGCAAAAAAATCAGTACCAGGCTATACCGCTGACAAGACGCGCACGGCCGCCCTTTTCGAACTTCTCAAGCGATTTTGGTCTCTTAACTATGtagataaagtttaa